The genomic DNA CACGGCAAGTACTGACGGTGGGTCAGGGAGATTCGGACGAGTTCCGGACCATTGGCGAGGCGCTGGCCGCGGCACGGATGGGCGCGGTCGTCCAGGTCGGTCCCGGCCGGTACGCCGAGAACCTCACCGTGCGTACCCGGGTCACGATCGTGGGCGAGGGAGATCCGGGGTCGGTGGAGATCTGCCCGCGACGCGGCACCGCGGTCACGCTGGTCGCGGACGCGGTCCTCCTCACCGACCTCGTGCTGCGGGGCGGCAGCGAGGACGTCGCGGTGGTGGACGCGCCGCGCGGCCAGGTCGCACTGGACCGATGCACAGTGATCGGCTCGGGCTGGACGGCGGTGCTCGCCCGGCAGACCGGGTCGCTGGCGATGCGCGGCTGCCGGATCACCAACCGGGAGGGCGCCGGGATCGTGGACACCTCCACGACACCGAGCGTCATCGAGGACTGTGTGCTGGAGAATCTCGGCTCCTCGGCCGTCGTACTCAGCGAGAAGGCGGGCTCCACGCTGCGCGACTGCCGTATTCGCGACGCCCGCGGCAACGGCGTGCTGGCCAACGGGGAGGCGCAGGGCATCATCGAGTCCTGCGACATCAGCGGCACCGACAAGCCGGCCCTGGCACTGGAGGGCAACAGCACCACCCGCGTGCTGCACACCACCGTCCGCGACAGCAAGGTCGGCATCCACCTGACCAGCTCCGCCCGTCCGGTCCTGGAGGACGTCACGGTCTCCGGCACCTCGGGGCCGGGCATCGCCCTGTCGGCAGGCGCCGACCCGCTGCTGCGCCGGTGCACCACCACCCGTACCAAGGGACAGGGCCTGCTGGTCGCCGACCGGTCCCGGGGCACCTTCGAGGACTGCGCGTTCGACTCGGCGGCCGGGGCGGCGATCCGCGTCACCGACGTCGGCTCGCCGGCCTTCCTGCGTACGACGGTGCGGGACTGCGCCGATACGGAGGCGGCGGTGCAGCTCACCGAGTGCTCCAGCGCCGAATTCGACCGCCTTGAGGTCGTCGCCCCGCGCGGCAGCGGAGTCTCCATCCGCTCGCAGGCCAAACCGCTACTGCGCCGGACCCTGATCAGCGGGGCCGGGCGGCACGGCGTGGAGGCGGGTGACGACGCGCGCGGGCGGCTGGAGTTCTGCATAGTGGAACGGGCGGCCCAGGCAGGAGTGCGCGTCGCCGACGGGGCGCAGGTCCAGTTCGACGACTGCGCCCTGCGCGCCTGCGGCGACGCCGCCGTCTCGGTGGGCCGGGAGGGCATGGCCACGGTCCGCGACACCGAGGTGGAGGGCTGCGCCTCTTCCGGAGTGCTGGTGGAGGATGGCGGGGAGGCGACACTGACCCGGGTACGGATCTCCGGGGCCGGAGCGCACGGCGTGCTGCTGGCCGCAGGAGCCCGCGCGGAGCTGCGGTCCTGCGAGGTGTCCGGCAGCGTCGGCGACGGCGTCCGGGTGGACACCGCGGAGCCGGTGACGGTCCACGGCTGCACGACGCGCGGCAACCGGGGCGCCGGCCTGACCCAGACCCGGGCCGGGGACCGGCTCGAAGTGCTGGAGCTGAACAGCGCGGAGAACGGGGCCCCGGACGCCTGGGGAGTGGACGCGGCGACCGGCGACGAGCAGGGCGGGCAGGACGACGGTCCGCAGGACCCGCTGCGGGAGCTGGAGTCGCTGATAGGCCTGGACGGCGTCAAACACCAGGTGCGTACGCTGGTGAACCTCAACCAACTGGCGCAGCGACGCAAGCGGCTGGGTTTGCCGGTGCCGTCGATGAGCCGCCACCTGGTCTTCGCGGGGCCGCCCGGCACCGGCAAGACCACCGTGGCCCGGCTCTACGGCTCGATCCTGGCGCAGCTCGGCGTGCTGCAGAAGGGCCACCTGGTGGAGGTCTCCCGCGCCGACCTGGTGGCGCAGGTGATCGGCGGTACGGCGATCAAGACGACGGAGGCGTTCAAGAGGGCGATCGGTGGCGTCCTGTTCATCGACGAGGCGTACACCCTCACCTCGGGCGGTTCCTCGAACGACTTCGGCCGGGAAGCGGTGGAGACCCTGCTGAAGCTGATGGAGGATCACCGCGAGGATGTGGCGGTCATCGCCGCCGGCTACTCCGTTGAGATGGACGGCTTCCTCTCCTCCAACCCCGGTCTGGCTTCACGCTTCACCCGCACCATCGAATTCGGCAACTACTCGGTCGACGAGCTGGTGACGATCACCGAAGGCATGTGCCGCTCCCACCGGTACGAGCTGGACCCCGACACCCCCCGGGTGCTCGCCGCGCATTTCGAGGCCATGGAGCGCGGCGCCGCCTTCGGCAACGGCCGTGCCGCGCGCCGGGTGTTCGAGGAGATGGTCGACCGCCAGGCGTTTCGGCTGGCCGCGATGGACGAACCGGCCGAGCGGGACCTGACACTGCTGCTGCCGGAGGACGTCAGCGAATCCGCGACGGCCCCGCGGACGGATGCCGAGGACCGGGAGGCGATGCTGGCGAAGCTGGACGGCATGGTGGGACTGCGCGCCGTGAAGCGCGAGGTCACCGATCTGGTCAGCCTGCTCACCACCGCCAAACAGCGGGAGGCCGCGGGCCTGCCCGTGCCCCGCATCAGCCGGCACCTGGTCTTCTCCGGCTCCCCCGGTACCGGCAAGACCACGGTGGCCCGGTTCTACGCGGGCCTGCTGGCCTCGCTGGGCGTCCTGTCCCGCGGCCAACTGGTGGAGGTGGCCCGGGCGGACCTGGTCGGCCGGTATGTCGGGCACACCGCTCAGCTCACCAAAGAGGTCTTCCAGAGCGCCGTGGGTGGCGTCCTGTTCATCGACGAGGCGTACACCCTCACCTCGGGCGGTTCCTCGAACGATTTCGGCAGGGAGGCGGTGGACACCCTGCTGAAGCTGATGGAGGACCACCGGGACGAAGTGGTGGTGATCGTCGCGGGTTATACCGAGGAGATGCGCGGTTTCCTGTCCTCCAACCCCGGCCTGTCCTCGCGTTTCACCCGGTTCGTGGAGTTCGAGGACTACACCACCGACGAACTGCTCACCATCCTGGGACGGCATGCCGAGGAAAGCGGCTACACCTGCCCCGCCCCCACCCTGGAGGCGCTGCGCGCCCGGATCGACATGACCCCGCGCGGACGCACCTTCGGCAACGCCCGGCTGGCCCGCCAGTTGCTGGAGACGATGGTCACCAGCCAGGCCCGCCGCCTCACCGCTGTCACCCGACCCGGCCTGGACGACCTGCGCACTCTTTTGCCGGAGGATCTGCCGACGGCGGGGGAGGGCATCTGAGCGGCGCTCAGGGAGGCTGGGCGGGAAACGGGGAGTACTGAGGTCCGGCTCCGGTCCGAGCGGGATCCGGAGCGAGCTGAAGGAGCCGTTCCGTCCCGCATAGGCCGGGGTGCTTCCGATGCGGGGGCGACCATGCCAACCCCTGGCGTCAGGGTGGTGCCGGCCGAGGAGGAACGCGAGATCCTGCGCAGCCGTTACGGCGTGAGGCGGCTGTGCACCATCCTCGGCACCGCCCGCTCGGGCTTCTGCTACTGGCGTCGGACGACCAGGGACCGGGCCGCCCGGCAGGTGGCCGACGCCCGCCTGGCCACCCGAATACAGGCCGTGCGTCTCGATTCGGACGGCACCTACGGAGCCCCGCGCCTCACCACCGAGCTCCGCGCGACCAGCGGGGAGGCGGTCAACCACCAGCGTGTCGCCGGATTCTGCGGGCGTCCGGTATCGAAGGGGTCCGGTTGCGCGGCCGGCACCGCACCACCGTCCCTGACTCCGCAACCGTCAAGGCGCCGGACCTGATCGGCCGCGACTTCACCGCCCAGGCCCCGAACACGAAGCAAGTGCCCCGGGTGGCGCCGTCGTGCCAGCGCAGTCGGCCGGTCGTCTGCCAGGAGGGTGCAGGGTCGCCCAGGCGGCGTTCGACGAGCAGTCCGGTGACGAGGTGGGCGGTGTCGCGTGGGCTGCCCCACAGTCCTCCGGTGGGCAGGAGCGCGCCGTTCATGGTCCAGGGGCGCCGGGTTCGTCCCAGGAATCCACGCCCGGACAGCCGGCTGTCCGGCGGTGGTTTCGAGGTGATCGCGGTGAGGTACAGGGGCGCGAGTACGTGCTCGCGCAGCAGCTCTTCGTAAGACGCTCGCGCTGCGGAGGCGAGGGCGGCGCCCGGGAGGGCGTAGCCCAGGTTGGAGTATTCCTTCCTCCCTGCCAGGGTTGCCTGTGGTGAAGGAGTCGAGGCTCCGTACCACTGAGTCCGGGGCTCCGGCGTCGAAGTCGGCGTAGGGGTCGAATCTGCGCAGCCGAGGCGGGACCCGGGGGAGGGCCGCAGTGTGCTCCGCCTTGGGGCGCACGACGAGCCGGTCCCGGTCCGAGCGTGGGGAAGGGCTCCTTTCAGCCGAATTGGCCACATCACAGGACGGGTTGATGGCCCGCGCCCTACGATCGCGGCATGACGATCGCCCGCGAGGCCCCCCACCAGGCTGCGGTTTCTTGTCACTGGAGATCACCGGCCGCTGCCAGCTTTCCTGCCATTCGCTCTGCTACGCCGCCTCAGGGCCGCCGCGGAGCCACGGCAGCATGAGCGATGACGACTGGCTCCGGACCATCGACCAGGCCGTCGCCTTGGACAGTGTCCTATGTGGTGAGGCTGGGTAGCACTGTCCAACATGGGGCAGGGGACGTGGAGTTGGATTGTTCCGGACGGGCTGTGGGAGATCGCGAGGCCTCTGACCCCGCCGTCGGGGGTGCGGCCGCAGGGCGGTGGGACGCAGGACACGCCTGATGAGACGTTGTTCGCGGCGATCGTCTATGTGCTGGTCAGCGGGTGTTCTTGGCGGGCTTTGCCCATACCGATGGCCGGGTGACCGCCCGCCGCATGCTTGGCCCGGCCCCGAGGATCCCGCGCGCAGTGTCCGGGCCTCCCAGGCCGATCTCGTCGATGTGTTTCCCGGTGTCCGGATCCCCGACCTCGACGAGCTCCGGGCCCGTGGCGTGCTCGGGGCAGCCACGGAGACGCCCCGGCTGCCCGGTGGGTCCTCGGCGCCGGCGGCCACGCCGTCGAGGACCAGCTTGGCCGCTCTGGACGCACGGGCCGCGGCAGCGGGCACCTCACGCGCACAGGTGATCCGCAGCCTCGTGACCGCCGGCCTCCAGCCCGTCTGACTCACACGCGGCGCCGACGGCAGGAGACCCCGGGCGATAGGGCCCGGGGTCTTTTGTGCGACATGACGTGACGTCTGTCCCGGTCGGTTCAACGACCGGCCACGGCCGGTGTCACGCCCCTTCCGCCCCGAGCCCGGTATGGACCTCGTGCTGTTCCCGGGTGGGCCGGCTTCGGCGGCTCTTCCGGCGGCGACCGTCTCCGTGACCAACGAGTCAACCTTTGCGTCAAAAGGGTGGAATTGTGCAAAGACGCGAGTAACGGCGACCGAGGCGAGCGCTGCCGGCGTGCGCGGCACTGGACCATGAACTCGAAGTTCTCACCAGGAGGAGCAACGTGATCAAGAAATTCGCAGTCACCGCTGCCGCTGCGGTCGGCCTTGTACTCGCGACCGCAGGCGGGGCCGTCGCCGGCTCGGACGGTTACGGCCACGGCGAAGGCGGTGGGCGCGGCGGAGTTTCCGGCCTCGCGTGCGCCGTCGGCAACGACGCGGGCGTCTCGAACATCTGTGGCAACACGAACGTCTACAAACCCATCATTCTGGGCAGCCTGCTCAACCTGCTCTCCCCGCCGCACGGTGGCGGGGGCGGCGGGAACAACGGAGGGGGCAACAACGGCGGCGGCAACAACTGACTCAGTGATCGTCGGCACTCCTCGTTGCTCCACATCAGGCCCGGCTCGGGCGGGCCTGGGCTTAACGGCTCGTGACGTGACGAAGAAAGGGGTGCTGGCGTTGCCGGCCGGGATGCCCAGCACGGAGAGACCCCGGGCGTTTTCGCCCGGGGTCTCTCCGTGCTGGGCCGTTCCACCGGTTCTACGACCGGCTGCGGCCGGTGTCACGCCCACTCCACCCCGAGCCCGGCCAAAGCCTCGCACTGTTCCTGGGTGAGCTTGTCGCGTCGGCTCTTGGTGTTGCTGATGAACACACCGAGCTTCACCACGTGCTCCTGCCCGTCGATGTCGACAGGTTCCTCGTGCTTCTTCGGGACCGGCCGTTCGTGCCCTTCGTGCTGGAGGTACCACGCAAGGGTCGCGATTCCCCGCCGGAAGGGTGCCGTCAGCCCGCCCGCTCCCTTCGCCGCGTGCGCCTTCACCTGGGCGGGCACAGGTTTGTCGGGTGCTACACCGAGCCTGCCGAGGCGTTCCTGTTGCACGGCGCTCAGCTGCGCCCAGGTGTGTGCCCGGCGTTGTTGTG from Streptomyces sp. NBC_00654 includes the following:
- a CDS encoding right-handed parallel beta-helix repeat-containing protein, which encodes MSRQVLTVGQGDSDEFRTIGEALAAARMGAVVQVGPGRYAENLTVRTRVTIVGEGDPGSVEICPRRGTAVTLVADAVLLTDLVLRGGSEDVAVVDAPRGQVALDRCTVIGSGWTAVLARQTGSLAMRGCRITNREGAGIVDTSTTPSVIEDCVLENLGSSAVVLSEKAGSTLRDCRIRDARGNGVLANGEAQGIIESCDISGTDKPALALEGNSTTRVLHTTVRDSKVGIHLTSSARPVLEDVTVSGTSGPGIALSAGADPLLRRCTTTRTKGQGLLVADRSRGTFEDCAFDSAAGAAIRVTDVGSPAFLRTTVRDCADTEAAVQLTECSSAEFDRLEVVAPRGSGVSIRSQAKPLLRRTLISGAGRHGVEAGDDARGRLEFCIVERAAQAGVRVADGAQVQFDDCALRACGDAAVSVGREGMATVRDTEVEGCASSGVLVEDGGEATLTRVRISGAGAHGVLLAAGARAELRSCEVSGSVGDGVRVDTAEPVTVHGCTTRGNRGAGLTQTRAGDRLEVLELNSAENGAPDAWGVDAATGDEQGGQDDGPQDPLRELESLIGLDGVKHQVRTLVNLNQLAQRRKRLGLPVPSMSRHLVFAGPPGTGKTTVARLYGSILAQLGVLQKGHLVEVSRADLVAQVIGGTAIKTTEAFKRAIGGVLFIDEAYTLTSGGSSNDFGREAVETLLKLMEDHREDVAVIAAGYSVEMDGFLSSNPGLASRFTRTIEFGNYSVDELVTITEGMCRSHRYELDPDTPRVLAAHFEAMERGAAFGNGRAARRVFEEMVDRQAFRLAAMDEPAERDLTLLLPEDVSESATAPRTDAEDREAMLAKLDGMVGLRAVKREVTDLVSLLTTAKQREAAGLPVPRISRHLVFSGSPGTGKTTVARFYAGLLASLGVLSRGQLVEVARADLVGRYVGHTAQLTKEVFQSAVGGVLFIDEAYTLTSGGSSNDFGREAVDTLLKLMEDHRDEVVVIVAGYTEEMRGFLSSNPGLSSRFTRFVEFEDYTTDELLTILGRHAEESGYTCPAPTLEALRARIDMTPRGRTFGNARLARQLLETMVTSQARRLTAVTRPGLDDLRTLLPEDLPTAGEGI
- a CDS encoding helicase associated domain-containing protein, with translation MAVERCLAHREDQRTDNPHVMVTRQTKSGRRTAWTKTRARRDAGRAAWPLDWQRHYRILAALTDTEAGGTLPDIQPGVLFEGDDLGKRLAQQRRAHTWAQLSAVQQERLGRLGVAPDKPVPAQVKAHAAKGAGGLTAPFRRGIATLAWYLQHEGHERPVPKKHEEPVDIDGQEHVVKLGVFISNTKSRRDKLTQEQCEALAGLGVEWA